A segment of the Robbsia sp. KACC 23696 genome:
TTTCTTCGCGCCGCCCTTCAGGTGGGCACTGGCCTTTTCCTTCGTCGTGAAAAAGCCGGTGCATTCCAGCACCACGTCCACACCCAGCTCGCCCCACGGCAGTTCGGCCGGGTTGCGGTTTGCCAGGACCTTGATCTTGTCGCCGTTGACGACCAGATACTCGCCCTCGACCGATACCGTGCCCGGGAAACGCCCGTGCGCCGTATCGTACTGCGTCAGATGCGCATTGGTATTCGCATCACCCAGGTCATTGATGGCCACGATCTCGATGTCGTGTTTCTTGCCACCTTCATAGAACGCGCGCAGCGTGTTACGGCCGATGCGGCCATAACCATTGATTGCAACCCGAACCGTCATGGTACGTCTCCTATCGATTGAAAAAAATCAGTCGAGCACCGTCTTCACGGTCTTCACCACGTTGTCCACGGTGAAGCCGAAGTGCTGGAACAGCACCGGCGCCGGGGCCGATTCGCCGAACGTGTCGATACCGACCACGCCGCCCTCGAGACCCACGTATTTGCGCCAGAAGTCGCTGACTCCCATTTCGATCGCGACCCGTGCCACGCCCTTCGGCAGCACGCGTTCGCGGTATGCGGCATCCTGCCGGTCGAACACATCGGTCGACGGCATGGATACGACCCGGGCACCGATCCCGACCTGCTGGAGCGCCTCGACGGCCTCCATCGCCAGGCCTATTTCGGAGCCGGTAGCCAGCAGAATGACCTTGCGCGCCGGAATCTCTTCGTTCCAATCGAGCAGCACATAGCCACCGCGGGCGATGTTGGCGATCTGCGCGTCGGTACGCGCCTGGAACGGCAGGTTCTGGCGGCTAAAGATCAGCGCGGCCGGGCCGGTCTTGCGTTCGACGGACTGCGTCCACGCCACGGCCGATTCGACCGTGTCGCACGGACGCCAGACGTCCAGATTCGGAATCATGCGCAGGCTGGCCACGTGTTCGATCGATTGGTGCGTCGGGCCGTCTTCGCCCAGACCGATCGAATCGTGCGTGAAGACGAACAGCGAGCGCGCCTTCATCAGCGCGGCCACGCGCAAGGCGTTGCGGCTGTAATCCGAGAACGTCAGGAACGTCCCGCCGAAGGTGACGAAGCCGCCGTGCGCGACGATGCCGTTGATCGCCGCGCTCATGCCGAATTCGCGCACACCGTAGTTGATGTAGTTGCCGCCCTGCGTGCCTTCGGCGCTCGCGCGAACCGGCTTTGCCGCTTTCCAGTTCGTCAGGTTCGAGCCGGTCAAATCGGCCGAGCCGCCGAGCAATTCCGGCAGCGCCGCGGCCAGGCCTTCGATGGCCTGTTGCGACGCCTTGCGCGTTGCCACCGTTTCGGCGCGGCTGTTCGCGCCGTCGACGATCGCGGCAGCCTGCGTCGCCCAGTCGGCCGGCAGCTCACCGCGCATGCGGCGGCCAAACTCGGCGGCTTCCGTGGGAAACGCCGCGCCATAGGCGGCGAAACGGGCATCCCATTCGGCTTGGGCTTGCTTGCCGGTTTCGCGCGCATCCCACGATGCGTAGATTTCTTCCGGCACTTCGAATGCCGGGTACGGCCAGCCCAGCGCGGCACGCGTCGCGGCGATTTCATCCGCGCCCAGCGCGGCGCCGTGCACGTCATGCGTGCCGGCCCTGTTCGGCGAACCCTTGCCGATCACCGTCTTGCAGCAGATCAGCGACGGCTTGCCCGCCGCCTTGGCGGCCGTGATGGCGGCATCGACGGCGGCGATGTCGTGACCGTCCACGCCGCGCACGACGTTCCAGCCATAGGCCTCGAAGCGCTTCGGCGTGTCGTCGCCGAACCAGTATTCGACATGACCATCGATCGAGATGCCATTGTCGTCGTACAGCACGATCAGCTTCGATAGGCCCAGCGTACCGGCCAGCGAGCAGACTTCGTGCGAAATCCCTTCCATCAGGCAGCCGTCACCGACGAAAGCATAGGTGTGGTGATCGACGATATCGTGGCCCGGGCGGTTGAACTCACGCGCCAGCAGCACTTCGGCCAAGGCCATGCCCACCGCGTTCGCGATGCCCTGGCCCAGCGGTCCGGTGGTCGTCTCGACACCTGCGGTGATGCCCCATTCCGGGTGACCCGGCGTCTTGCTGTGCAATTGACGGAACTGCTTCAGTTCGCCGATCGGCAAGTCATAGCCGGTCAGATGCAGCAATGCGTACAGCAACATCGAACCATGGCCGTTCGAGAGCACGAAACGGTCACGATCGAACCACAGCGGATCCGACGGATTGTGCTTCAGGTGTTTCTGCCACAGCGCCACGGCGATTTCGGCCATGCCCATCGGCATACCCGGGTGGCCGGACTTTGCCTTTTCCACGGCGTCCACGGCAAGGAAGCGGATCGCATTGGCTAGGGGCGTCATCTGGCTGCTGGTCTGGAGAGTCATGGTGTCGAGAGCTGGCGCCGTCGCCGTACGCGGCGCAAACCCGCCCGGCGCCGGCCATTGCCGCGCGGTGCGAGTCTCGCCGCGGCCGACCACGACGCGGGATGCATGGAGAGTACGTCCACGATACGTCCCCTCCGGCAGGCGGGTCTGCGGCAGATGCCGCGACGAAAGCGCACACCGGTTGGGCACATCATTCTAACAGAACCCCCAGTGTAGAATGGCCGCATGCCAAGTCCCCGATTCTTCGTCGATCTGCCGCTGGCCGCCGGCACGACGCTCTCCCTCCCGGCCGAAACCGTGCGGCACCTGCAGGTCCTCCGACTCCGCGACGGCGATGCGCTGACGCTGTTCAACGGCAACGGCAAGGCCTATGACGTGCGGCTCGACCTGCTCGAGAAACGCGCCGCGCAGGCCAGCGTGCTCGCCGAACAAGTGGACGTCGGCGATGCCGAACCGCCCTATCGGATCGAATTGGTCCAGGGTCTGGCGAGCAACGAGAAAATGGATTGGCTGATCGAGAAAGCCGTCGAGCTTGGCGTCGACACGATCACGCCCGTCCTCGCGCAGCGCAGCGTCGTCAAGCTGCAGGGCGAGCGACTGGAACGCCGCCACGCGCACTGGGAAGCGCTGGTCCGCGCCGCTTGCGAGCAATGCGGGCGGAATGTGATCCCGACGATGCGGGTGCCGCAGTCGTTCGAGCGCGTGTTGGCCGAGCGCGGCGCCGATAAAGCGGTGACCGACGGCAGCGCCGACGACCCCGCGACGCCGCTGCGCTGGCTGCTGTCGCCACGCGCCGCGACACCGTTTGCGCAATTGCCGACGACGGCGCCGCGCGCCACGGTCCAATTATGGATTGGCCCGGAAGGGGGGTGGTCGGATCAGGAAGAAGCGGCGGCGCGAGAGGCCGGCATCGCCGCCTTATCGCTGGGACCGCGCGTGTTGCGCACCGAGACGGCCGGCATGGCCGTTCTGGCCGCGTTGGCGGGGCGATGGGGCGGCTGGTGATCGGCGCCGCTACGGCACCGATCTCGTCTTAGATGAAGGAATAGAACACGCGGAAGGACACGCCGCGCTCGGCCCAGAATTCCGACGCTTCGCGGAATACGTCCAACAGGTTTTCACGCGCTTCCTTGTCGAACTTCTGCACGGCCGGCAAGCTGTCCAAGACGATGACGAAACCGGTCTGCCGCCCGGACTTCGCGACCAGATCGGTCAGCGAATCGTAGAGCGCATCGAAGTTTTTCCCAAAATGTTTCGGGAAATAAAAGGCGCGTGAAATCGCCTCGAGTACTTCACCCTTGGTGTTCGCCGCCGAGCAATCGGCATAGAAGAAATGTTGGTCGAGTCGCTTCGCCTGCTCGGCGAGATCGATCACCCGGAACGCGCGGATCGATTGCACGATATTGGACCGCACCGTGCGGAACATGTCGACCGTCGTGTCCTCGGGCACACTGGGAGCCGTTGGCTGGCGCTCCACCGCGCTGTCGCGCAGCGACATGACCCGACGGAACAGGTTCAAGTCGCTGCGTCCGAAAAGATCAACTGCGACGACGGTCTCTTGCGCAGAATGGTTGCCGCTCATACCGTTGTCATCCCTGGATTCGTTTGAAACTGCTGTAATGGTCGTCCGAGTAGAAACAGGCATCAGGCTGTCTCGGTGGCCCGCCACACACAATGCGCCGCGCTCCGCGGTCCCGCGCGCGCGGTGTCGGTACCGTGTACTCCCGATAATAGCCGCGCGGTTCGCGCGGCAGCAACTTTTCGCGATTGCCGAATATGACGCCGTCCTTCTCGTACCGGAAAGGACCGCCGTCACGTATTTCGCCTAATACCCGCCGAGCCTCGGTCGGCAATGCATCCGCCCCAATCGCGGCACCCGCGAAAGTGGCCAGGCGCCTCGCGCCCTCGGCATTGTCGGTGCCGTCCGGCGTGTATTGCCGGCTTTGCCAACCCTGCCGCGCCTCGGCGGAGGCCAGC
Coding sequences within it:
- the tkt gene encoding transketolase, with protein sequence MTLQTSSQMTPLANAIRFLAVDAVEKAKSGHPGMPMGMAEIAVALWQKHLKHNPSDPLWFDRDRFVLSNGHGSMLLYALLHLTGYDLPIGELKQFRQLHSKTPGHPEWGITAGVETTTGPLGQGIANAVGMALAEVLLAREFNRPGHDIVDHHTYAFVGDGCLMEGISHEVCSLAGTLGLSKLIVLYDDNGISIDGHVEYWFGDDTPKRFEAYGWNVVRGVDGHDIAAVDAAITAAKAAGKPSLICCKTVIGKGSPNRAGTHDVHGAALGADEIAATRAALGWPYPAFEVPEEIYASWDARETGKQAQAEWDARFAAYGAAFPTEAAEFGRRMRGELPADWATQAAAIVDGANSRAETVATRKASQQAIEGLAAALPELLGGSADLTGSNLTNWKAAKPVRASAEGTQGGNYINYGVREFGMSAAINGIVAHGGFVTFGGTFLTFSDYSRNALRVAALMKARSLFVFTHDSIGLGEDGPTHQSIEHVASLRMIPNLDVWRPCDTVESAVAWTQSVERKTGPAALIFSRQNLPFQARTDAQIANIARGGYVLLDWNEEIPARKVILLATGSEIGLAMEAVEALQQVGIGARVVSMPSTDVFDRQDAAYRERVLPKGVARVAIEMGVSDFWRKYVGLEGGVVGIDTFGESAPAPVLFQHFGFTVDNVVKTVKTVLD
- a CDS encoding 16S rRNA (uracil(1498)-N(3))-methyltransferase → MPSPRFFVDLPLAAGTTLSLPAETVRHLQVLRLRDGDALTLFNGNGKAYDVRLDLLEKRAAQASVLAEQVDVGDAEPPYRIELVQGLASNEKMDWLIEKAVELGVDTITPVLAQRSVVKLQGERLERRHAHWEALVRAACEQCGRNVIPTMRVPQSFERVLAERGADKAVTDGSADDPATPLRWLLSPRAATPFAQLPTTAPRATVQLWIGPEGGWSDQEEAAAREAGIAALSLGPRVLRTETAGMAVLAALAGRWGGW
- a CDS encoding barstar family protein encodes the protein MSGNHSAQETVVAVDLFGRSDLNLFRRVMSLRDSAVERQPTAPSVPEDTTVDMFRTVRSNIVQSIRAFRVIDLAEQAKRLDQHFFYADCSAANTKGEVLEAISRAFYFPKHFGKNFDALYDSLTDLVAKSGRQTGFVIVLDSLPAVQKFDKEARENLLDVFREASEFWAERGVSFRVFYSFI